ACAGGTGACACCGTGCGGCTGGACGCGCTCCGCGGCAAGCCGGTGGTGCTGGCCTTCTGGGCCCCCTGGTGCGGCGTCTGCGGAATGGAGTCCTCCAACCTCTCGCAGCTGCGCAAGCTCGCGGGGGACTCCGCACATGTCGTGTCTGTCGCCGTGGCCTACGAAGACGAGGAGGCCGTCCGGCGCTTCGCCCAGGAGCACGCGGTGGACTACCCGGTGCTCCTCGGGGATGACGCCATTCAATCCGCCTTTCGTGTGAACAGCTTCCCCACCGTGTTCTTCATCTCCTCGGAGGGACGCGTGGAACGCGCGGCGGTGGGCTACACCACCCTGGCCGGACTGTTCTGGCGAATGGTGCTGTAGCCCTGGCTCACGCCGTGACTAGAGGCGGATGAGCTCCACGTCATCCATGTGGATGAAGTTGGCGGAGTTGCCCGACGTGGCGCGGGTGTGGAAGCCCAGCTCCAGGTAGCCTCCCGTCACGGAGATGGGCGGCGTCTCCACCATCGTCCAGTCGCCATGGTTCCCCAGGTTGGTGAACACGGGCGCGCACTCGCCACACGTCTTGGCCTGGAGGCGCGACAGGTCAAACCCGCCGCTCTTTCGCACCCACGCGCGGACCTTGTATGTGCCCGATGCGAGGCCCGGCACCGGCTGGTACGTCCAGACCTCGAAGGGCGTGCCATTCGTCCAGTGCGTCAGGTGATAGGCGCCGGTGCGGCCCCCGTTGTACGTCTCGCTGAAGTCCGCGGCCTCGGTGCCGTTGGGGCTCCAGGTGGCCCAGCCCGTCATGCCGTTCTCGAAGCTGGCGTTGGTGAGTGACGCGGGCGGCGGCGTGCTCCCCGGCTGGTACCAGCGCACCCACTCCACCTCCATCGTCTTCGTCTGGCCCCAGGGCAGACCAATCGCATCCGGGTGCGGGTGGCCGTACCAGTTCCCGCCCAGGGCGAGGTTCAGGAGGATGTAGTGGTTCTGCTGGAAGGCCGCCTCGTTGTGGGCGAACTCGTTGCCGCGAATCTCGCCGTCCAGGCGGAAGATCATCCGGTTGGCCGTCCACTCCACCTCGTACGTGTGGAAGCCATCCGCGATGCTGTACCCGCGGTTCGCGCCCGTGCCCCAGCTCTGCTGCGCGCCATTGGCGAACCAGTGCGCGGCGGACTTCATCCACGACGCGTCGTTGGAGTGCCACTCGAGGATGTCGATTTCGCCGCTCCGGGGCCACCCGACGTTGGAGATGTTCGCGCCCAGCGTCCAGAACGCGGGCCACATGCCATAGCCGGACGGTACCTTGATGCTCGCCACCAGCTTGCCGTAGCGGCGCTCCACCTTGCCCTTCGAGTGGATGCGGCCCGAGTAGTACGAACGTGGCCCGTAACCCGCGCAGCGTGAGTCAAACGGCGCGTCCGCCGTCCGCTGCGCGGTGAGGATGAGCTTGCCGCCAGCGACGGTGACGTTCTGCGCGCGGGGGAACTCCAGCTCCCCCGTGCCGAAGTTGCAGTTGTTGGTGACAGGGTCGAAGTTGCTCGTCAGCACCGTCCAGTTGGCCGAGTTGAGGCTGTTGCCCGTGAAGTCGTCCTGCCACGCCAGGTTCCAGCCCGGTCCTGGGTCATAGGCCCGCTCGCCTTGCTCCTGCGTCACCAGGGGAAGGGCTTCCGCGTCGGACAGTTCCGGCTCCGGGGAACAGCCGCCAACCAACGCCAGACTGCTCGCGGCCCACAACATCGAACGCAATGCGTGTCGTTTGTGCATGTCTTGCTCCAGGGGTTCCCCTGGGACATAGCCGCCCTCCCCCATCAAACAAGCAGTTTTGGCTGCAATATTAGATTCTCAAGAATTACCGCCTAGATGGAGTAGTCCCCCACGAAGACGGTGGCGGACCGGACGTCGGCGCGCACGGAGTCCCCCTCCGCCACGCCCAGCGCGTCGAACTCCGAGCGCGGCACCTCCACCGTGACTTCGTCCCCGCTTGGTAGGCGAAGGAACACCTTCACGTAGCCTCCCACGGGTTTGAGCCGCTCGACGCGGCCGGTGGCGGTGGACGCGCTCGCCGCGCCCGCGACTGCCTTCGCCAGCTTGATGTCATGCGGACGGACAAAGGCATGCACCGGCTCGCCCTCGCGCGCGGCGGCGGGAGCCGTCACGGACAGCGCCCCCATGGCCGCCCTGCCCGCCTGGACGTGGCCACGCAGCACGCTGGCGCCTCCAATGAATGAGGCGACGAAGGGGGACGCGGGCCGGTCGTAGATGTCCGAGGGAGAGCCCGCCTGGGCCACGCGGCCCTCGCTCAGCACCACCACGTGCTGGGATATCTCCAAGGCCTCCTGCTGATCGTGCGTCACCAGCAACGTCGTCAACCGCGTGCGCTCGTGCAGGGCATGGAGCCATTCCCGAAGCTCCTCGCGCACCCGCGTGTCCAGCGCGCCGAAGGGCTCGTCCAGCAGCAGCACGCGGGGGCGGATGGCCAGGGCGCGTGCGAAGGCCACGCGCTGCCGCTGCCCGCCGGAGAGCTGGCCGGGATAGCGGCCGCCCAGGTGCTCCAGTTGCACCATGCGGAGCATCTCCTCCACACGGGCCTCGCGCTCCGCCTTGGGAACGCGCCGGACCTCCAGGCCAAAGGCCACGTTCTGCCGGACCGTGAGGTGCTTGAAGAGCGCGTAGCTCTGGAAGACCACCCCCACGCCACGCTGCTGCACGGGCATCTGCGTGCTGTCCACGCCGTCGATGAGGACACGGCCCTCGTCGGGAATCTCCAGCCCGGCGATGAGCCGCAGCAACGTGGACTTGCCCGCGCCGGACGGCCCCAGCAGCGAGGTGATGGCACCTTCGGGGGCCTGGAAGGACACCTTGGACACGGCGGGACTGCCACCCCGATTGAACCGACGGGCGAGCTGTTCGACGACGATGCTCATGACGGCTGACTCCTCCACTCCACGAACTTCTTCACCACCAACGTCACGAGCGCGAGCAGCGTCAGCAGCGACGCCACGGCGAACGCGCCGGCCAGGTCGTACTCGTTGTAGAGAATCTCCGCGTGCAGCGGCAGCGTCGTGGTCACTCCGCGCACGTGGCCGGACACCACGGACACGGCGCCGAACTCACCCATTGCTCGCGCGTTGCAGAGGATGACGCCGTAAAGCACGCCCCACTTCACCTTCGGCAGCGTGACGGTCAGGAAGGTGCGCCAGCCGCTCGCGCCCAGCGTCAGCGCCGCCTCTTCTTCATCGCTGCCCTGGGCCTCCATCACGGGCAGCACCTCCCGTGCGACGAAGGGGAAGGTGACGAACACCGTGGCCAGGACGATGCCGGGCACGGCGAAGATGACGCGGACGTCGTGGTCCAGGAGCCACGGCCCCAGCCAGCCCTGCCGGCCGAAGAGCAGCACGAAGATGAGCCCCGCGATGACGGGTGACACGCTGAAGGGCAGGTCGATGAGCGTCATCAACAACGAGCGTCCCCGGAATTGGAACCGCGCGATGAGCCACGACGCGGCCAGGCCGAAGACGAGGTTGAAGGGCACGGCGATGGCCGCGGCCAGCAGCGTCAGCCGCATGGCCGCCAGCGCCGTCGGGTACGTCAGGGCGGCGACGTAGGCCTCCCAGCCCTTCTGGAAGGCGAAGGTGAAGACGGCCACCAGAGGGACGATGAGGAAGACGCCCAACAGCAGCACCGCCGCGCCGATGAGCCCCCAACGGACGAACGCCGGGCCGCTCAGACTGCGCGCGCTTCGGCGCAAGACAAGGGTGGACGGATGCATGGCGCTCACGCTCCCGGCCGGGCTTCCAGCCGGCGCTGGCTCCAGCGATGGAGCAGGTTGACGGCCAGCAGCAGTGAGAACGACGCCCCCAGCATGACGATGGCGATGGCCGTCGCCCCCGCGTAGTCGAACTGCTCCAGCCGGGTGATAATGAGCAGCGGGACAATCTCCGTGCGCAGCGGCATGTTGCCGGAGATGAAGACGACGGAGCCGTACTCCCCCAGCGCGCGGGCGAAGGCCAGCGTGAAGCCGCTGAGCAGCGCGGGGAAGAGCGCGGGAAAGAGGACGCGTCGGAAGGTCTGCCACGGAGAGGCGCCCAGCGTGGCCGCGGCCTCCTCCACGTCCACGTCGATGTCCTCCAGCACGGGTTGCACGGTGCGCACCACGAAGGGCAACCCGATGAACGTCAGCGCGATGGCCACGCCCACGGACGTGTAGGCCACCTTGAGCCCCAGTGCTTCGAGGTGCTGGCCGTACCACCCCTTCGCGGAGAACAGCGTCGTGAGCGTGAGCCCGGCCACGGCGGTGGGCAGCGCGAAGGGCAGGTCCACCAGGGACTCCAGCACGTCGCGGCCGGGGAAGCGGTAGCGAACCAGCACCCAAGCCACCAGCAGGCCGAAGACGACGTTGGCGAGCGCGGCGGCCAGCGAGGCCCCGAAGCTGAGCCGGTACGCGGCGAGCGCGCGCGGCGTCGTCACGGTGCCCCAGAACTCCTCCCAGCTCAGGGAAAAGGTCCGCAGGAAGAGGCTGGAGAGCGGAATGAGGACGATGAGGCCCAGGTAGAACCAACTGAAGCCCAGCGACAGACGGAACCCCGGGAGCACCTGGTGGCGAGTAGGACGGGACATGGCGGGGTGTCCTCAGTCCGCGCGGGGCGCGTAGATGCGGTCGAAGAGGCCGCCGTCGGCGAAGTGCGTGGCCTGCGCCCGCCGCCAGTCGCCCGCGACTTCCGCCAACGTGAGGCGCTTCAAACCGGGGAAGTCGGACACATGCCTCGCGGCCACGACCTCCGAGCGCGGCCGGAAGTGGTGCCGCGCCGCGATCTCCTGGCCCTCGTCCGAATAGAGGTACGCCAGGTACGCCTCCGCCACGGCCCGGGTGCCCTTGCGGTCCACGTTGGGGTCCACCACGGCGACGGGTGGCTCGGCGAGGATGCTCACCGAGGGAATGACGACCTCGAAGCGCGCCTGCCCCACCTCGCGGATGAGGAGGGAGGCCTCGTTCTCCCATGCGAGGAGCACGTCCCCCAGGCCCCGCTCGGCGAAGGTGGTGGTGGCGCCCCTCGCGCCCGAGTCGAGCACCGGCACGTTGCGGAACAGCTTCTCCACGTATGCCTGGGCCCGGGCCTCGCTACCGCCCTCGCCCCTCAGCGCCTGCCCCCACGCGGCCAGGTAGTTCCACCGCGCGCCGCCCGACGTCTTCGGGTTCGGGGTGATGACGGTGACGTCCTCGCGCACCAGGTCGTCCCAGTCACGGATGCCCTTGGGATTGCCCTGGCGCACCACGAAGACGATGGTGGACGTATACGGCGCGCTGTTGTGGGGCAGCCGTTCCTGCCAGTCCGCCGGAAGGAGCTGCGCCTTCTCGTGCAGCATGTCCACGTCGTACGCGAGCGCCAGCGTCACCACGTCCGCCCGCAGTCCTTCGATGACGGACCGGGCCTGCTTGCCGGAGCCGCCGTGGGACTGCTGGATGGACACCTGCTGGCCACGCGTGGCCGCCCAGTGCTTCGCGAAGGCCGCGTTGAAGTCCTCGTAGAGCTCCCGCGTGGGGTCATAGGAGACGTTGAGCAACGTCACCGTCCCGTCGGGTGACGCATCACTGGACGAGCGCGAACAGCCCGCCACGGACAGCAGCAGGGCCAACGGCATCCAGTTCCTGGCGCGCAACAGCGCGAGACGTTCCATGCGGGACCTCGGGGTGAAGCAGGGGGCCACGCGAGAAAGTCAAAAGCCCACTCCCTCGCGGGCAGTGGGCTTTCCGGAAACAGCTCAGCCAGGGCACTCAGGCCACTGGCGGACGGACGCCCACCGCGGATGCCGGACAGCAGCAACACGTCTGGTGGGTCGAGCGCGTCATCAGTCCCCACACGATGCCCCGGCTCCCGCGGCGCTGTCAACGCGACCGCCCGAGCCCTCCAGGAACACCCCTCTACCTTTCCACCCCGCCGCGACGGTGCGCTGGTGCTTCACCCCTGACGAATCCGGCGGACTGTCAGGCCGGGCCCGCGTCGTGAGCGGGTCCGGTCAGCTCCCGAGGGCTCATGCCGTCACGCACGGCACCGTTTTCACCCGAGTCCTCACCCATGAACTTCCGTTTTCAATGCTGGTTGCAGCGGCACGTCAGCGGCCGGGTGACGCTCACGCCGCTGGCGCTGCGCCGTCTCGCGGTGCACGCGGACTCGCTGGAGGCCGCCACCGAGGAGCTGACGCTCGCGCTGGACGACCAACTCTCCCGCGTCCACCCGCGGCGCGTGCCGGAGTTCATCGCCCCCACCGGAGGGGCGCTCGAAACGGTGGAGCTACCCGCGATTCCCGTCTGGGGCGCCGAGGAGAATCACTTCGCGCCGCTGACGTTGTCCGCCGTGGTGGCCCCCACGCTCAATGCCTTCCTGGGCCTCCACGCGCCACGCCTCAACAGCCATCACTGGTTCCAGAGCAAGACACTCCCCGCCGAGGCCTCGGAGCTGCTGGGAGATCGCCTGGAGGGAATGTCCGACGCGGAGCGCCTTGCCCTGCGTCCGGATGGACCTGAGTCCCTGCTGGAAATCGAAGTGCGGGCCACCCCCGTGGCCCTGTCGGAGCTCACGCCTCGCGAGCTGCACCGGGACATTCGTCCACCGCCGCGCCCTCCAGACGCACCCGCCGACCTGGATGACGACACGCGCGAGGACGGCGAGGACGAAGACACGGAGGCGCTGGACCTGGACAGCTGGGAGCCACGCCGCCGCACCGCGCATCGAGGCCCGGGTGAGCCGCCCGCGAAGCCGCCGCCTACGCCCACCCTGGACAGCGTCGGCGTGGCCTGGCACCGGCTCGCGCAGGAAGGACAGCTCGACGCGGCCTACGAGCAGGATGCGCTCGTCGCCCTGCTCCGGACCCGGCTCGCGGCCAAGGACGCCGAACCGGTGGTCCTGGTGGGGCCTTCGGGCGTGGGCAAGACGTCGGTGCTCCACGCGCTCGCCCAGTCGCTGCGCGCCCCCACCGCCACCGAGGCCGAGCGCGCCCGCCCGTTCTACTTCCTCGACGGAAGCCGGCTCATCGCGGGCGAGGGCTTCTTCGGAGACTGGCAGCAGCAGGTGCTGCGCGCCTTCCGTGAGGCCACCGAGGCCCGGGCCCTGCTGTCCCTGGGCCATGCCGTGGAGCTCCTCGACGCGGGCAAGAGCGCCCACAGTGACCAGAACGTGGCCCAACTGCTGCTCCCGCTCCTCGCGGCGCGTGACGTGGCCGTCATGGCCGAGGCCACGGAGGAGACCTGGGCCCAGGTGGAGCAGCGCAACACCAGCTTCGCCCGGCTCTTCTCGGTGGTGCGCGTCGCGGAGCCCACGCCCGATGCGCTCGGCCGCATCGTCGCCAAGGTGGCGGAGGACGACGCCTTGGCCGCCGCGATGCAGGTCCAGCCCGACGCGCTCGACGAGGCGCGCTTCCTGTGCCGCCGCTTCCTGCCCTACGGTGCCCAGGTGGGCAACACCGTGGCCTTCGTGCGCCGGCTGCTGGCGTCCTGTGCCCAAGCCTCGCGCACCTCCGTCACCCGACTGGAGGCCACCCGCCAATTCGCCTCGGAGTCCGGCATCCCCGAGCACCTGCTCCGGGACGACCAGCCGCTGGCGTCCGCACACGTGCGCGACTTCCTGGCCTCGCGAGTGATGGGGCAGGACGCCGCCGTGGAGCGCGCAGCCTCGGTGGTATCCGTCCTCAAGGCCGGCATGTCGGACGTGCGGCGC
This DNA window, taken from Myxococcus xanthus, encodes the following:
- the cysT gene encoding sulfate ABC transporter permease subunit CysT; protein product: MSRPTRHQVLPGFRLSLGFSWFYLGLIVLIPLSSLFLRTFSLSWEEFWGTVTTPRALAAYRLSFGASLAAALANVVFGLLVAWVLVRYRFPGRDVLESLVDLPFALPTAVAGLTLTTLFSAKGWYGQHLEALGLKVAYTSVGVAIALTFIGLPFVVRTVQPVLEDIDVDVEEAAATLGASPWQTFRRVLFPALFPALLSGFTLAFARALGEYGSVVFISGNMPLRTEIVPLLIITRLEQFDYAGATAIAIVMLGASFSLLLAVNLLHRWSQRRLEARPGA
- a CDS encoding sulfate/molybdate ABC transporter ATP-binding protein — its product is MSIVVEQLARRFNRGGSPAVSKVSFQAPEGAITSLLGPSGAGKSTLLRLIAGLEIPDEGRVLIDGVDSTQMPVQQRGVGVVFQSYALFKHLTVRQNVAFGLEVRRVPKAEREARVEEMLRMVQLEHLGGRYPGQLSGGQRQRVAFARALAIRPRVLLLDEPFGALDTRVREELREWLHALHERTRLTTLLVTHDQQEALEISQHVVVLSEGRVAQAGSPSDIYDRPASPFVASFIGGASVLRGHVQAGRAAMGALSVTAPAAAREGEPVHAFVRPHDIKLAKAVAGAASASTATGRVERLKPVGGYVKVFLRLPSGDEVTVEVPRSEFDALGVAEGDSVRADVRSATVFVGDYSI
- a CDS encoding glycoside hydrolase family 16 protein, whose translation is MHKRHALRSMLWAASSLALVGGCSPEPELSDAEALPLVTQEQGERAYDPGPGWNLAWQDDFTGNSLNSANWTVLTSNFDPVTNNCNFGTGELEFPRAQNVTVAGGKLILTAQRTADAPFDSRCAGYGPRSYYSGRIHSKGKVERRYGKLVASIKVPSGYGMWPAFWTLGANISNVGWPRSGEIDILEWHSNDASWMKSAAHWFANGAQQSWGTGANRGYSIADGFHTYEVEWTANRMIFRLDGEIRGNEFAHNEAAFQQNHYILLNLALGGNWYGHPHPDAIGLPWGQTKTMEVEWVRWYQPGSTPPPASLTNASFENGMTGWATWSPNGTEAADFSETYNGGRTGAYHLTHWTNGTPFEVWTYQPVPGLASGTYKVRAWVRKSGGFDLSRLQAKTCGECAPVFTNLGNHGDWTMVETPPISVTGGYLELGFHTRATSGNSANFIHMDDVELIRL
- a CDS encoding sulfate ABC transporter substrate-binding protein translates to MPLALLLSVAGCSRSSSDASPDGTVTLLNVSYDPTRELYEDFNAAFAKHWAATRGQQVSIQQSHGGSGKQARSVIEGLRADVVTLALAYDVDMLHEKAQLLPADWQERLPHNSAPYTSTIVFVVRQGNPKGIRDWDDLVREDVTVITPNPKTSGGARWNYLAAWGQALRGEGGSEARAQAYVEKLFRNVPVLDSGARGATTTFAERGLGDVLLAWENEASLLIREVGQARFEVVIPSVSILAEPPVAVVDPNVDRKGTRAVAEAYLAYLYSDEGQEIAARHHFRPRSEVVAARHVSDFPGLKRLTLAEVAGDWRRAQATHFADGGLFDRIYAPRAD
- the cysW gene encoding sulfate ABC transporter permease subunit CysW translates to MHPSTLVLRRSARSLSGPAFVRWGLIGAAVLLLGVFLIVPLVAVFTFAFQKGWEAYVAALTYPTALAAMRLTLLAAAIAVPFNLVFGLAASWLIARFQFRGRSLLMTLIDLPFSVSPVIAGLIFVLLFGRQGWLGPWLLDHDVRVIFAVPGIVLATVFVTFPFVAREVLPVMEAQGSDEEEAALTLGASGWRTFLTVTLPKVKWGVLYGVILCNARAMGEFGAVSVVSGHVRGVTTTLPLHAEILYNEYDLAGAFAVASLLTLLALVTLVVKKFVEWRSQPS
- a CDS encoding peroxiredoxin family protein, which produces MHMQGGAGMLARLKSTWARARERRWVRWGVDLAVFALLFSAVAAWQARNLPGAGTPAPAFTLQTLTGDTVRLDALRGKPVVLAFWAPWCGVCGMESSNLSQLRKLAGDSAHVVSVAVAYEDEEAVRRFAQEHAVDYPVLLGDDAIQSAFRVNSFPTVFFISSEGRVERAAVGYTTLAGLFWRMVL